A section of the Prochlorococcus marinus XMU1402 genome encodes:
- a CDS encoding LexA family protein — translation MDYLDSTTKKFKIPLLTDSVSAGFPSPADDYTEENIDLNEHLISNPFSTFFLRVKGDSMINAGIKDKDLIIVDKSLTARPGNIIIAMIDGEFTIKRLSIKNNELYLKAENHNYPDFRFKNHIDVQIWGVVIYSIHSYL, via the coding sequence TTGGATTATTTAGATTCGACTACTAAAAAATTTAAAATCCCCTTATTAACTGATTCCGTATCAGCAGGGTTTCCTTCTCCTGCAGATGACTATACAGAAGAAAATATTGATTTAAACGAACATTTAATATCTAATCCGTTTAGCACTTTTTTTCTTAGAGTTAAAGGTGACTCAATGATAAATGCAGGAATTAAAGATAAAGATTTAATAATAGTAGACAAGAGCTTAACAGCCAGGCCAGGGAATATCATCATTGCAATGATAGACGGAGAATTTACAATAAAAAGATTATCTATAAAAAATAATGAATTATATTTAAAAGCAGAAAATCATAATTATCCTGATTTTAGATTTAAAAACCATATTGATGTACAGATATGGGGAGTTGTTATTTATTCAATACATAGCTATTTATGA
- the rsmA gene encoding 16S rRNA (adenine(1518)-N(6)/adenine(1519)-N(6))-dimethyltransferase RsmA, whose amino-acid sequence MNSKNYHQKKRFGQHWLVNKKILEKIKEIAVLNENDFILEIGPGKGALTSKLLDSEIKKLHAIELDKDLINLLNDKFNNNDKFSLQQGDILSVNLDSVNKKITKVIANIPYNITGPILDIFIGRLGIIRNYSYEKIIFLMQKDVVDRILSKEGSSNAGALSIRMQLLSKIKKICDVPPSSFSPPPKVYSSLVVFEPIKNDLRLDISLEKYIDKLLRISFNSRRKMLRNTLNSILSNEEINELSESSKVCFNLRPQDISIDQWIKLAENCIKIKK is encoded by the coding sequence ATGAATTCTAAAAACTATCATCAAAAAAAAAGATTTGGACAACACTGGTTGGTAAATAAAAAAATATTAGAAAAAATTAAAGAAATTGCAGTTCTTAATGAAAATGACTTTATTTTAGAAATTGGTCCTGGTAAAGGAGCTTTAACATCTAAGTTATTAGATTCAGAAATTAAAAAATTACATGCAATTGAATTAGATAAAGATTTAATAAATTTATTAAATGATAAATTCAATAATAATGATAAGTTTTCACTTCAGCAGGGAGATATTCTTTCTGTAAATTTAGATTCAGTTAATAAGAAGATTACAAAAGTGATTGCAAATATTCCTTACAATATAACTGGCCCAATATTGGATATTTTCATAGGTAGATTGGGCATTATAAGAAACTATAGTTACGAAAAAATAATATTTTTAATGCAGAAAGACGTTGTAGATAGGATTTTGTCAAAAGAAGGTAGTTCCAATGCTGGTGCGCTTAGTATAAGAATGCAACTTTTATCAAAAATAAAAAAAATATGTGATGTACCCCCTTCATCATTTAGTCCGCCTCCAAAAGTTTATTCTTCTTTAGTAGTTTTCGAACCAATTAAAAATGATTTAAGATTAGATATTAGTCTAGAAAAATATATAGATAAACTTCTTCGAATTTCATTTAATTCAAGAAGAAAAATGCTTAGAAATACTCTTAATTCAATACTTTCAAATGAAGAGATAAATGAATTATCTGAATCTTCAAAAGTTTGTTTTAATTTAAGACCACAAGATATTTCAATTGACCAATGGATTAAGCTTGCAGAAAATTGTATTAAAATTAAAAAATAA
- a CDS encoding Y-family DNA polymerase, with protein MRTSNIDAIALIDANNFYASCEQNINPHLRNKPVVILSNNDGCIIARSPEARALKIKMGTPYFKVKERLNKLDVAVLSSNYSLYGDMSRRLMNLLKNYCEQIEIYSIDEAFISISRPNDENLYPWARSIRSLIYQNLGITITVGIGENKVRAKIANKLAKNIDYSAGIFDLTRTENENNYLKRISIDKIWGVGKQTSNWLQSKGIKNARELRDMEENEITKKLGIVGKRLQLELKGHRCLPIEKNKKSKKEIQMSRSFGTPITKLEDLTQALATHAIKASEKMRSQNLQSSNIRVFARTSKYSSQNYQRSAHRKLINATDDTNNILKIVVELSKEIYNPEYKFSKAGVLMQDLTNSEYLQQSVINYKSHKDLKKSKNLMRTIDLLNKRFKNNAITWAITKNPQSWMMNKNFLSRSSTTDIEQIPTIVK; from the coding sequence ATGAGAACTTCAAATATTGATGCAATAGCTCTTATAGATGCTAATAATTTTTACGCGTCATGTGAGCAAAATATTAACCCTCATTTGAGAAATAAACCAGTAGTAATTTTATCTAATAATGACGGATGTATCATTGCGAGAAGTCCTGAAGCGCGAGCTTTAAAAATTAAAATGGGAACTCCGTATTTTAAGGTCAAAGAAAGATTAAATAAATTAGATGTAGCGGTCTTAAGCTCAAACTACTCGCTTTATGGTGATATGAGCAGAAGACTAATGAATTTACTGAAAAACTACTGTGAACAGATAGAAATTTATTCTATTGACGAAGCATTTATCTCTATTTCTAGACCTAATGACGAAAATCTATATCCTTGGGCAAGAAGCATAAGATCATTAATATATCAGAATCTAGGGATTACCATAACAGTAGGAATAGGAGAAAATAAAGTAAGAGCAAAAATTGCTAATAAACTAGCTAAAAATATTGATTATTCAGCTGGAATATTTGATTTAACTAGAACCGAAAATGAGAATAATTATTTGAAAAGAATTAGTATAGATAAGATATGGGGAGTCGGGAAACAAACCTCTAATTGGTTACAAAGTAAAGGTATTAAAAATGCGAGAGAATTAAGAGATATGGAAGAAAATGAAATCACTAAGAAATTAGGCATCGTAGGGAAAAGACTGCAATTAGAACTGAAAGGCCATAGATGCCTGCCTATAGAAAAAAACAAGAAATCAAAAAAAGAAATTCAGATGAGCAGGAGTTTCGGCACGCCTATCACAAAATTAGAAGACTTAACTCAAGCACTGGCAACTCACGCAATAAAAGCGTCTGAAAAAATGAGAAGTCAGAATTTGCAATCATCTAATATTAGAGTATTTGCTAGAACCAGTAAATATTCAAGTCAAAATTATCAAAGAAGTGCTCATAGAAAACTTATAAATGCAACAGATGACACAAACAATATTTTAAAAATAGTAGTTGAATTATCTAAAGAAATTTATAATCCCGAATATAAATTCTCAAAAGCTGGAGTTTTAATGCAGGATTTAACAAATAGCGAATATTTACAGCAATCAGTTATCAATTACAAATCTCATAAAGACCTAAAAAAATCAAAAAATCTTATGAGAACAATTGATTTATTAAATAAAAGATTTAAGAACAATGCAATTACATGGGCCATTACAAAAAATCCACAAAGTTGGATGATGAATAAGAATTTCTTAAGTCGCTCATCTACAACTGATATAGAACAGATACCAACTATAGTGAAATAA
- a CDS encoding serine hydroxymethyltransferase, producing MEFIIFLSKLDKEILDLVVKANYVVEENKIECLLNKEIKGLHNFEEKKIIICTENAKRKTSYRNKKQLLSKDNFKTERAIRKALRHEVTHVIQRCNNNKTIGDIKKLESKLHQSKRKALEFSTSNFSGNYAKEVEAYVLEDKPKKVKRMIKKYCL from the coding sequence ATGGAATTTATAATATTTTTGAGCAAATTAGATAAAGAGATTCTTGACTTAGTAGTAAAAGCAAACTACGTAGTTGAAGAAAATAAAATTGAATGTCTCTTAAACAAAGAAATAAAAGGACTACATAATTTTGAAGAAAAAAAAATAATAATATGTACTGAAAATGCAAAAAGGAAAACGAGTTATAGAAATAAAAAACAACTACTAAGCAAAGATAACTTCAAAACAGAAAGGGCAATAAGAAAAGCATTAAGACATGAAGTAACTCATGTGATACAAAGATGTAACAACAATAAAACAATAGGGGATATAAAAAAATTAGAAAGTAAATTGCATCAAAGTAAGAGAAAAGCATTAGAGTTTTCTACTTCAAATTTTTCTGGGAATTATGCAAAAGAAGTAGAAGCTTATGTTCTTGAAGACAAACCCAAAAAGGTAAAAAGAATGATTAAAAAATACTGCCTATAA
- a CDS encoding 23S rRNA (pseudouridine(1915)-N(3))-methyltransferase RlmH — MLQSNRLAIYAIGKIKKLWIRDGINQYKKRMPELIINELKTFNLNNLRSNNNIIISLSEEGKQFNSVELCSLLLNFKNKKINFLIGDTDGVSSDIKEKSDLVLSLSPLTFPHELARLILIEQIYRAISISNNSPYHRS, encoded by the coding sequence ATGCTTCAGAGTAATAGATTGGCAATTTACGCTATCGGAAAAATAAAGAAACTTTGGATTAGAGATGGAATTAATCAATACAAAAAAAGAATGCCTGAACTTATCATTAATGAGTTAAAAACTTTTAATTTAAATAATCTTAGATCCAATAACAATATTATTATCTCCCTTAGTGAAGAAGGGAAACAGTTTAATTCAGTTGAACTATGTTCCTTACTCTTGAATTTTAAAAATAAAAAAATTAATTTCTTAATCGGTGATACTGATGGAGTTAGTTCAGATATAAAAGAAAAATCAGATCTTGTATTAAGCTTGTCTCCTTTAACTTTTCCTCATGAATTAGCTAGATTAATCCTAATCGAGCAAATCTATAGAGCTATTTCTATATCTAACAACTCCCCTTACCATCGTTCTTAA